The DNA region GATTTAAAAGAAGGTAAAGATGTCCTTGTCGTTGCGCATGGTAACAGTTTGCGATCTCTAACGAAGTATTTGGAAGATATTTCTGATGAAGATATTCCAAACTTAGAAATCGCAACAGGTGAACCGATTATTTATGATATTGATGAAAAGTTACATATTTCTAATAAAAAAGTTTTAACCAAAAAATAAACTAGCAAATAAAAAAATAGCTCGGAATTTTTGGCAGATTAGGCCACTAATTTCTAGGCTATTTTTTATTTTCTAAATATCTCTTCATAAGCTTGCGTTAACGCTACTAATTCATCCGGTAATGGCCATTGTGGTGGTTGTCCATTCATAATTTGAACGAATACATTAAGACAATTATGCCAACCTGTAGCAGTTTGCACTAGCCAAGCTAAGTCAGAAAATGTATGGTAGAAATGTAACTTTGAACCAGATGCTGTTTCAGAAACTTCCATACGCATCACATCTCGACTATCTTCAATAAATTCAAAACCATCAGCTAGTGAAAACTTGGTAATCACCCCTTGATAAAGATTACCTTCTCCATCATCAAATTTGATGAGCCCTCCAACTT from Aerococcus urinaeequi includes:
- a CDS encoding SRPBCC domain-containing protein, with amino-acid sequence MLINLALGKGNNMLFGQLIENESSYSLYFEREFYQSKEAVFDALTDPVIFSKWYPFATGEMDGQVGGLIKFDDGEGNLYQGVITKFSLADGFEFIEDSRDVMRMEVSETASGSKLHFYHTFSDLAWLVQTATGWHNCLNVFVQIMNGQPPQWPLPDELVALTQAYEEIFRK